In a single window of the Caldilineales bacterium genome:
- a CDS encoding ACT domain-containing protein, which translates to MLALLQSLPPATRAALAATRIDIAKRPLALVGAASRARGQIEALFDGAEIIASIDDGREFSLVIPEEDLPGLDVLGLDLRVERPFRLLRLDVVLPWTTVGYGAAIFAALTQAGVSAGMLSGFSHDYLLIPSASLSVAVAALNRLFAQAQRET; encoded by the coding sequence ATGCTCGCCCTGCTCCAAAGCCTGCCTCCAGCCACCCGCGCGGCGCTGGCCGCCACCCGAATCGATATCGCCAAGCGTCCGCTTGCCCTCGTCGGCGCGGCCAGCAGAGCGAGAGGGCAGATCGAGGCGCTTTTCGATGGCGCTGAAATCATCGCTTCCATCGACGACGGCCGGGAATTCAGCCTCGTCATCCCCGAAGAAGATCTACCGGGTCTGGATGTGCTCGGACTCGACCTGCGCGTCGAGCGCCCCTTCCGCCTTCTGCGGCTGGACGTCGTCCTCCCCTGGACGACCGTCGGCTATGGCGCCGCCATCTTCGCCGCCCTGACCCAGGCAGGCGTCAGCGCCGGAATGCTGAGCGGCTTCAGCCACGACTATCTCCTGATCCCGTCCGCCAGCCTGTCCGTGGCGGTGGCGGCGCTCAACCGCCTGTTCGCCCAGGCCCAACGCGAAACGTGA
- the tatA gene encoding twin-arginine translocase TatA/TatE family subunit produces MFGSLGTTELIIILVIVLLIFGAGRLPEVFRSLGSGIKEFREASSGDSKDAKKKGDEAATPTTADRS; encoded by the coding sequence ATGTTCGGATCACTTGGCACCACCGAGTTGATCATCATCCTCGTCATCGTTCTGCTCATCTTCGGCGCCGGCAGACTGCCCGAAGTCTTCCGCTCGCTCGGCTCCGGCATCAAAGAATTCCGTGAGGCCTCGAGCGGCGATAGCAAGGACGCCAAGAAAAAGGGCGATGAGGCCGCCACTCCGACGACGGCCGATCGTTCCTGA
- a CDS encoding type I 3-dehydroquinate dehydratase encodes MFCPLPDDSERSMRERAHLAVPIATVGAAEALAMAAESAAGGATLVEYRLDLMADFDLPRLLASSPLPAIVTCRPPNQGGCFRGATTERLAILRRAIDLEAAFVDVEADILPQVRDHPRLRTQLIGSHHDFGARLHDWKGLGHQLAAAGADVIKLAGMADSSDDALPPLKWLAGLMQPGIGIVMGSHGLASRLLAPRFGASLLSFAALGDGTAPGQIGLAEMVGAFGYHRLAGADPLLVLLTPPAIPWEVVREIRQALEDAARGPAPWLLPIPTASLGPSLLAACQLARSDGILCLAGVERDPRLGQRNQWGRIPPAVLAVARPWLARSET; translated from the coding sequence TTGTTTTGTCCACTTCCGGACGATAGCGAGCGATCGATGAGGGAGCGGGCGCATCTGGCCGTGCCCATCGCCACCGTCGGCGCGGCCGAAGCCCTGGCGATGGCGGCCGAGAGCGCGGCCGGCGGCGCCACCCTGGTCGAGTATCGCCTCGACCTCATGGCCGACTTCGACCTGCCCCGCTTGCTCGCCTCCTCGCCCCTCCCGGCCATCGTCACCTGCCGGCCGCCCAACCAGGGCGGTTGCTTCCGCGGCGCCACCACCGAGCGACTGGCCATCCTCCGCCGGGCCATCGATCTTGAGGCCGCCTTTGTCGATGTCGAAGCCGACATCCTGCCCCAAGTCCGCGACCATCCCCGCCTGCGCACGCAACTGATCGGCTCGCACCACGACTTTGGCGCCAGGTTGCACGATTGGAAGGGCCTGGGGCACCAACTGGCCGCCGCCGGCGCCGATGTGATCAAACTGGCAGGGATGGCAGACAGCAGCGACGACGCCCTGCCGCCGCTGAAATGGTTGGCGGGTCTGATGCAGCCCGGCATCGGCATCGTCATGGGCAGCCACGGCCTGGCCAGCCGCCTCCTGGCCCCGCGCTTTGGCGCCAGCCTGCTCAGCTTTGCCGCCCTGGGCGATGGCACTGCACCCGGCCAGATCGGTCTGGCCGAGATGGTGGGGGCGTTCGGATACCACCGGCTGGCCGGGGCCGACCCCCTCCTCGTCCTCCTCACCCCGCCCGCCATCCCCTGGGAGGTGGTGCGAGAAATCCGCCAGGCCCTGGAAGACGCCGCCCGCGGCCCCGCCCCCTGGCTTCTGCCCATCCCCACCGCCTCGCTCGGCCCCAGCCTCCTGGCCGCCTGCCAGCTAGCGCGCAGCGATGGCATCCTTTGTCTCGCCGGCGTCGAGCGCGACCCGCGCCTG